The following are encoded together in the Glycine max cultivar Williams 82 chromosome 8, Glycine_max_v4.0, whole genome shotgun sequence genome:
- the LOC100803010 gene encoding senescence/dehydration-associated protein At4g35985, chloroplastic: MWCCFRGSTAIPPPMAALSVGEYSGLKQEVLMQIPACKVHLMDEGEALELSQGHFMIIKTFEENVSLATIIKVGDDLQWPLTKDMPVVKLDSLHYLFSLLVKNGEPLSYGVTFSEASLGSLSLLDSFLKDHSCFSGLNLSKKNNLDWREFAPKVDDYNHFLAKAIAGGTGQIVKGIFICSNAYSNKVQKGGETILNSSTREKNGVVARESMSYKTASASKKNKINKNLKRVRKLSKMTEKLSKSVLNGVGIVSGSVMAPVVKSQSGKAFLRMLPGEVLLASLDAVNKVLDAAEAAEKQTLSATSKAASRVVSNRFGESAGEATEHVFATAGHAANTAWNVFKIRKAFTPASSATNGVLKHAAKISSFKH; this comes from the exons ATGTGGTGCTGCTTCCGTGGCTCCACAGCTATACCACCACCCATGGCTGCTTTAAGTGTTGGAGAATACTCAGGACTCAAACAAGAAGTTCTCATGCAAATACCAGCTTGTAAAGTTCATCTGATGGATGAAGGAGAAGCTCTTGAACTGTCTCAAGGGCACTTCATGATCATCAAAACCTTTGAAGAGAATGTGTCTCTGGCTACAATCATAAAAGTAGGAGATGATCTTCAGTGGCCTTTGACAAAAGATATGCCAGTAGTGAAGTTAGATTCTCTCCATTACCTGTTTTCCTTGCTTGTGAAAAATGGTGAGCCTCTCAGCTATGGTGTGACCTTTTCAGAGGCTAGTTTGGGAAGCTTGAGTTTGCTGGACTCGTTCCTGAAGGACCACTCTTGCTTTTCTGGCTTGAATTTGAGCAAGAAGAACAATCTAGATTGGAGGGAGTTTGCTCCAAAGGTTGATGATTACAATCATTTTCTGGCCAAGGCAATCGCAGGAGGGACTGGTCAGATTGTGAAGGGCATCTTCATATGCAGCAATGCTTACAGCAATAAG GTCCAGAAAGGAGGGGAAACGATCCTAAATAGTTCTACACGTGAGAAAAATGGTGTTGTAGCCAGGGAAAGTATGAGCTACAAGACTGCCAGTGCCTCAAAGAAGAACAAGATTAATAAAAACCTCAAACG TGTGAGGAAGCTGTCCAAGATGACAGAAAAGTTAAGCAAATCTGTGCTTAATGGTGTTGGTATAGTTAGTGGATCAGTGATGGCTCCTGTGGTTAAATCCCAATCAGGAAAGGCATTCCTAAGGATGCTTCCTGGGGAGGTTCTGTTGGCTTCCCTAGATGCAGTCA ACAAGGTTTTAGATGCAGCTGAAGCTGCTGAGAAACAAACTCTTTCTGCCACCTCCAAAGCTGCATCCAGAGTGGTCTCTAACAG GTTTGGGGAGAGCGCAGGGGAAGCTACTGAGCATGTATTTGCAACTGCGGGACATGCTGCTAACACTGCTTGGAATGTCTTTAAGATACGAAAGGCATTCACTCCAGCTTCTTCAGCAACCAATGGAGTACTCAAACATGCTGCCaagatttcaagttttaaacATTAA
- the LOC100793293 gene encoding probable protein phosphatase 2C 6, giving the protein MDEDEQLERFDSEFASTSSISSTLSTDDFRNLTSSGDISSISSGSGEIPPVAVLAPPFLYREGSNDVETAPAPREKCVGRSNKGVSWGHTSVIGRRKEMEDAIAVIPGFMSRTCDRVGGCTAPGSRSSGEIAPLHFFGVYDGHGGSQVAKFCAKRMHDVIAEEWDREIGGAAEWQRRWEAVFANSFERTDNEILSDAVAPEMVGSTASVVVLSGCQIITSNCGDSRVVLCRRTQTIPLTVDQKPDRQDELLRIEGGGGKVINWNGARVFGVLAMSRAIGDRYLRPWIIPVPEITFTARTDEDECLVLASDGLWDVMTNEEVGEVARRILRRRRRSLSMEETSPAQVVAESLTEIAYGRNSKDNISIIVVDLKSKRKRQQRPPLIS; this is encoded by the exons ATGGACGAGGACGAGCAACTCGAACGATTCGACTCGGAGTTCGCCTCCACGAGTTCCATTTCCTCCACCCTCAGCACCGACGATTTCCGCAACCTCACCAGCTCCGGCGACATTTCCTCCATCAGCAGCGGCTCCGGCGAGATTCCTCCCGTCGCGGTCCTCGCGCCTCCGTTTCTCTACCGCGAGGGGTCCAATGACGTCGAGACGGCGCCGGCGCCCAGGGAGAAGTGCGTGGGAAGGAGTAACAAGGGAGTGAGCTGGGGGCACACTTCTGTGATTGGGAGAAGGAAAGAGATGGAGGACGCCATCGCCGTTATTCCGGGATTCATGTCTCGCACGTGCGATCGCGTCGGGGGTTGTACGGCTCCCGGTTCTAGATCCTCCGGCGAGATCGCTCCGCTTCATTTCTTCGGCGTTTACGACGGCCACGGTGGCTCTCAG GTGGCTAAGTTTTGTGCGAAGCGGATGCACGATGTTATAGCAGAGGAATGGGACCGAGAAATAGGAGGTGCCGCTGAATGGCAGAGAAGATGGGAAGCTGTATTTGCTAACAGTTTTGAGAGGACTGATAATGAAATCCTCTCAGACGCAGTTGCACCAGAAATGGTAGGATCTACTGCCTCTGTGGTGGTTCTATCTGGTTGCCAAATTATTACATCCAACTGCGGCGACTCAAGGGTAGTTCTTTGCCGCAGGACACAAACTATCCCCTTGACAGTGGATCAGAAG CCGGATAGACAAGATGAACTCTTGAGAattgaaggaggaggaggaaaagTCATAAACTGGAATGGAGCTAGGGTATTTGGTGTTCTTGCCATGTCCAGGGCCATAG GTGATCGGTACTTGAGACCGTGGATTATTCCGGTGCCAGAGATAACTTTCACAGCAAGAACCGATGAGGATGAGTGCTTAGTTTTGGCAAGTGATGGACTCTGGGATGTAATGACCAATGAAGAGGTTGGAGAAGTAGCACGCCGCATTCTTAGAAGGCGTCGCAGATCCTTGTCAATGGAGGAAACATCTCCTGCACAAGTTGTTGCCGAAAGCTTGACTGAAATTGCATATGGTCGAAATAGTAAAGATAACATTTCAATCATAGTTGTTGATCTGaaatcaaagagaaaacgtcAGCAAAGGCCTCCTTTAATTTCCTAA
- the LOC102669022 gene encoding agamous-like MADS-box protein AGL29: MGHRKIEIAIVKDPNMRQVTFSKRRTGPFKKANELSILCDVEIAIVVFSIGNKPYSFGHPCVDVVATKFLQLQQAANSSNAKQIDAQGRNNPSNELGGMDRLNQ; encoded by the coding sequence ATGGGTCATCGTAAGATTGAAATTGCGATAGTGAAGGATCCTAACATGAGGCAAGTCACGTTTTCTAAGCGTCGAACGGGACCATTCAAAAAGGCTAATGAACTATCCATCTTGTGTGACGTAGAAATTGCTATTGTTGTGTTCTCCATTGGAAATAAGCCTTACTCTTTTGGGCACCCATGTGTTGATGTTGTTGCGACCAAGTTTCTTCAACTTCAACAAGCGGCTAATTCAAGCAATGCCAAACAAATTGATGCCCAAGGCCGAAACAACCCATCTAATGAACTTGGTGGCATGGATAGGCTGAATCAATAA